Proteins from a single region of Oncorhynchus nerka isolate Pitt River linkage group LG18, Oner_Uvic_2.0, whole genome shotgun sequence:
- the LOC135561896 gene encoding putative nuclease HARBI1, producing MSSSPSLATEDSVTSKRSSIGLQMVCNADCVISKFVAKWPGSVHDSRIFRASEIYQCLSQGEFSGVLLGDRGYGCQPFLLTPFTDPQEAQQAYNHAHARTRARVEMTFGLLKARFHCLHKLRVSPVRACDITVACAVLHNVACLRKERAPRVPPAMDWDNPAIFPDDDSGRLLRDQYVLNYFS from the exons atgtcttcatctccttccctggccacagaagactctgtgacatcaaagaggagttctataggattgcag atggtctgcaatgctgactgtgtgatcagcaaatttgtggcaaaatggcctggctcagtccatgactccagaatctttcgggcctctgaaatctatcagtgcctatcacaag gtgaattctctggtgtgttgctgggagacagggggtatggctgccagccttttctcctgacacctttcacagacccccaggaagcacagcaggcctacaaccatgcccatgccaggaccagggccagagttgaaatgacctttggcctcctgaaggcacgctttcactgccttcacaaattaagggtcagccctgttagggcatgtgatattactgtggcttgtgctgtcctccacaatgtggcctgcctgaggaaggagagggcccccagagtgccaccagccatggactgggacaatccggcaatcttccctgatgacgacagtggtcggctgctgagggaccaatatgtgttgaattattttagttag
- the LOC135561568 gene encoding putative nuclease HARBI1, protein MSSSPSLATEDSVTSKRSSIGLQMVCNADCVISKFVAKWPGSVHDSRIFRASEIYQCLSQGEFSGVLLGDRGYGCQPFLLTPFTDPQEAQQAYNHAHARTRARVEMTFGLLKARFHCLHKLRVSPVRACDITVACAVLHNVACLRKERAPECHQPWTGTIRQSSLMTTVVGC, encoded by the exons atgtcttcatctccttccctggccacagaagactctgtgacatcaaagaggagttctataggattgcag atggtctgcaatgctgactgtgtgatcagcaaatttgtggcaaaatggcctggctcagtccatgactccagaatctttcgggcctctgaaatctatcagtgcctatcacaag gtgaattctctggtgtgttgctgggagacagggggtatggctgccagccttttctcctgacacctttcacagacccccaggaagcacagcaggcctacaaccatgcccatgccaggaccagggccagagttgaaatgacctttggcctcctgaaggcacgctttcactgccttcacaaattaagggtcagccctgttagggcatgtgatattactgtggcttgtgctgtcctccacaatgtggcctgcctgaggaaggagagggccccagagtgccaccagccatggactgggacaatccggcaatcttccctgatgacgacagtggtcggctgctga